A genome region from Dickeya chrysanthemi NCPPB 402 includes the following:
- a CDS encoding MFS transporter produces MILNAAVTSQSAGSAVDGLPMPARLGAIFAIAFGIAMAVLDGAIVNVALPTIAADFNTSPASSIWIVNAYQLAITMTLLSLSSLGDIVGYRRVYLVGLVLFTLMSFVCALSDSLTTLTLARILQGLAAAALMSVNTALIRLIYPKDRLGRGMAINSLVVAVSTAAGPTIAAGILGVASWQWLFAINVPFGLAAMALGWRFLPHNDGVRAQRFDAPSALLNALTFGLFFIALGGVAHGQSVWMVLGELALTVLIGGYFFRRQLNQPYPLLPVDLLRIPVFALSVGTSVSSFCAQMLAMVSLPFYFQSVLGMNEIETGLLLTPWPLAIMAVAPLAGRWLERVNAGILCTIGLSLFALGLFSLAWLPASPGYLDICLRMVLCGIGFGLFQSPNNHTIISAAPRHRSGGASGMLGTARLVGQTAGAALVALMFNLFGGQGTDAALITAGVFAALAAVVSGQRISRLSSR; encoded by the coding sequence ATGATTTTGAACGCTGCTGTTACCTCTCAGAGTGCGGGATCCGCTGTCGACGGATTACCGATGCCGGCGCGTCTTGGCGCCATTTTCGCGATTGCATTCGGCATTGCCATGGCGGTGTTGGACGGCGCAATCGTCAACGTGGCGCTGCCTACCATCGCCGCAGATTTCAACACCAGCCCGGCGTCTTCGATCTGGATCGTCAATGCGTATCAACTGGCGATTACCATGACGTTGCTGTCGTTGTCGTCGCTGGGCGATATCGTCGGTTACCGCCGGGTCTATTTGGTGGGGCTGGTGCTGTTTACGCTGATGTCATTTGTCTGCGCATTGTCGGATTCACTGACGACGCTGACGCTGGCGCGCATTCTGCAAGGGCTGGCGGCGGCGGCGCTGATGAGCGTCAACACGGCGTTGATTCGGCTGATTTACCCCAAAGATCGGCTGGGGCGCGGTATGGCGATCAACTCGCTGGTGGTGGCGGTTTCCACCGCCGCCGGGCCGACCATCGCCGCCGGGATTCTGGGGGTGGCGTCGTGGCAGTGGTTGTTTGCGATTAATGTGCCGTTCGGCCTGGCCGCGATGGCTCTGGGCTGGCGTTTCCTGCCGCATAACGACGGGGTGAGGGCACAGCGCTTCGACGCGCCGAGTGCGCTGCTGAATGCGCTGACCTTCGGGTTGTTTTTTATTGCGCTGGGTGGCGTCGCCCATGGTCAAAGCGTGTGGATGGTGCTGGGCGAACTGGCGCTCACCGTGCTGATCGGCGGCTATTTTTTCCGGCGGCAGTTGAATCAGCCTTATCCGCTGTTGCCGGTGGATCTGCTGCGTATTCCGGTGTTTGCGCTGTCGGTAGGGACTTCGGTCAGTTCGTTCTGCGCGCAGATGCTGGCGATGGTGTCGCTGCCGTTCTATTTCCAGAGCGTATTGGGGATGAATGAAATCGAAACCGGCCTGCTGCTGACGCCCTGGCCGCTGGCGATCATGGCGGTAGCTCCGCTGGCCGGGCGCTGGCTGGAACGCGTCAACGCCGGAATATTGTGCACCATCGGGCTGTCGTTGTTCGCGCTGGGGCTGTTCTCGCTGGCCTGGCTGCCGGCTTCGCCGGGTTATCTGGATATTTGCCTGCGTATGGTGTTGTGCGGCATCGGTTTTGGGCTGTTCCAGTCGCCGAACAATCACACCATTATCAGCGCGGCACCCCGTCATCGCAGCGGCGGGGCCAGCGGTATGCTGGGCACCGCCCGGTTGGTGGGCCAGACCGCCGGAGCGGCGCTGGTGGCGCTGATGTTCAACCTGTTCGGCGGGCAAGGCACCGATGCTGCGCTGATTACTGCCGGGGTCTTTGCTGCGCTGGCGGCGGTGGTCAGCGGTCAGCGGATTTCCCGTCTATCATCGCGTTAA
- a CDS encoding AAA family ATPase — MIKSIQLTNFLSFGASTQPIELKALNVIVGPNGSGKSNLLEAIELLRNAPDKLITPIRDGGGVSDWLWKGGQGKPTATLNAVFTNPKGPQSLRYQLSFTEVAQRFEMVDERIENEHPADGHPEPYFYYHFNNARPTLNVKNKKRALQLEDIDLEKSILAQRRDPDQYPEITYLAQEFARIRLYREWSFGRYTPPRQPQKADLPNDHLESTCTNLGLVLNRLRRDPPVKQQLLKALQALYDGIDDYDVQIEGGTVQVFFHEGRFTIPATRLSDGTLRYLCLLAVLCHPNPPPLICLEEPELGLHPDVLPTLGALLKEASNRTQLIVTTHSDALVDAMSDQPDAVLVAEKTPEGTTMTRLDAENLKPWLENYRLGQLWTRGDIGGTRW, encoded by the coding sequence ATGATTAAATCCATCCAGCTCACCAACTTTCTGAGTTTTGGCGCGTCAACTCAGCCTATCGAACTTAAAGCACTCAATGTCATTGTTGGCCCTAACGGTTCGGGTAAATCCAATTTGCTGGAGGCCATCGAGTTATTACGTAATGCCCCCGATAAACTGATTACGCCGATAAGGGATGGTGGTGGAGTCAGCGACTGGCTATGGAAAGGTGGTCAGGGCAAGCCTACCGCTACACTAAATGCCGTATTCACCAATCCCAAAGGGCCGCAATCTTTGCGCTATCAGCTTTCTTTTACGGAGGTTGCCCAGCGTTTTGAAATGGTGGATGAGCGGATTGAAAACGAACACCCCGCTGACGGGCATCCTGAACCCTATTTTTACTACCATTTCAATAATGCCCGGCCCACATTGAATGTGAAAAACAAGAAAAGGGCACTGCAACTGGAAGATATCGATCTGGAAAAATCGATTCTGGCTCAACGCCGGGATCCTGACCAATATCCGGAAATTACCTATCTGGCTCAGGAATTTGCCCGAATTCGTTTGTATCGTGAGTGGAGCTTCGGTCGCTATACGCCGCCACGTCAGCCACAAAAAGCCGATCTGCCCAATGATCATCTGGAATCCACTTGCACCAATCTGGGGTTAGTGCTGAACCGCCTGCGTCGTGATCCTCCGGTCAAACAGCAATTATTGAAAGCACTACAGGCGCTTTATGACGGTATTGATGATTACGACGTACAGATCGAAGGGGGCACGGTTCAGGTCTTTTTCCATGAAGGGAGATTTACCATTCCTGCCACGCGGTTGTCTGACGGCACATTGCGCTATTTATGTTTGCTGGCCGTATTGTGTCACCCCAATCCCCCCCCATTGATTTGCCTTGAAGAACCCGAGCTGGGCTTACATCCGGATGTGCTCCCCACGCTGGGAGCGCTGCTGAAAGAAGCGAGCAACCGTACACAATTGATCGTCACAACTCACTCCGATGCACTGGTTGATGCCATGAGCGATCAACCCGATGCAGTGCTGGTTGCAGAAAAAACGCCGGAAGGCACCACGATGACGAGGCTGGATGCCGAAAACCTTAAACCCTGGCTCGAAAACTATCGGCTGGGGCAACTGTGGACGCGTGGTGATATCGGAGGGACACGCTGGTGA
- a CDS encoding DUF4276 family protein codes for MNVYVEGGGDTNSLRAECRRGFAEFLKKAGLTGSMPRIIACGSRRDAYDSFCIAIRQGTPAMLLVDSEEPVTAVAQQNTDPDQWQPWLHLRQRQGDGWEKPAGSDDQQCHLMTQCMESWLIADSTTLASFFGQGFRTSLLPQGNVERIAKPQVYDMLENATRSTTKGRYGKGAHSFTLLALIDPVRVQQASPWVQRFITQLHARMSS; via the coding sequence GTGAACGTTTATGTCGAAGGCGGCGGTGATACCAATAGTCTGAGAGCAGAATGCCGTAGAGGATTTGCCGAATTTCTGAAAAAAGCGGGGCTGACAGGCTCCATGCCCAGAATCATCGCGTGCGGTAGCCGACGTGATGCTTACGATTCGTTCTGTATCGCTATCCGTCAGGGAACCCCCGCCATGTTGCTGGTGGATAGTGAAGAGCCCGTCACCGCAGTAGCACAGCAGAATACCGACCCAGACCAGTGGCAGCCTTGGCTGCATCTCAGACAACGACAGGGTGATGGCTGGGAAAAACCGGCTGGATCGGATGACCAACAATGTCATCTGATGACACAGTGTATGGAAAGCTGGCTGATTGCCGACAGTACCACGTTGGCGTCGTTTTTTGGTCAGGGCTTTCGAACAAGCCTCTTACCTCAAGGGAATGTCGAACGCATCGCTAAACCGCAGGTTTACGACATGCTTGAAAACGCGACCCGCAGCACAACCAAAGGTCGCTACGGCAAAGGCGCGCACTCGTTCACCTTACTGGCGCTCATTGATCCTGTCAGAGTACAACAGGCCTCTCCCTGGGTGCAGCGGTTCATTACTCAACTACACGCTCGTATGTCATCGTGA
- a CDS encoding DeoR/GlpR family DNA-binding transcription regulator codes for MKSKSEQLADMQQRREKILEMVREDGTVTVKMLTETFGLTEATIRTDLRELQKEGYVQRYYGGATLVTGKQNTGALLLERQINLSEKDAIGRLAATQIENGDTVIFDSGTTTTAIVEHLTDIHRLSVITTAVNIALKLGGEPGINILLTGGTFKFPTLSTSGEKAASFFENVLAEKLFLATAAISPRMGLSFPSETDIKVKSAMIRSARTVYVVADSSKIGKVSMFALPCDWSNIHYLITDAGISQEAVSAFEALGVTVMVAS; via the coding sequence TTGAAAAGCAAAAGTGAACAACTGGCGGATATGCAGCAACGCAGGGAAAAAATTCTGGAGATGGTGCGCGAAGACGGCACCGTCACCGTGAAAATGTTGACCGAAACCTTCGGGCTGACCGAAGCCACCATCCGCACCGATCTGCGCGAATTACAAAAAGAGGGTTACGTTCAGCGTTATTACGGCGGGGCTACGCTGGTGACCGGCAAGCAGAACACCGGCGCCTTGCTGCTGGAACGGCAGATCAATCTGTCAGAGAAAGACGCCATCGGCCGGCTGGCCGCCACACAGATCGAAAACGGCGACACGGTGATTTTCGATTCCGGCACCACCACTACCGCGATCGTCGAACACCTGACGGATATTCACCGGCTGTCGGTGATTACCACCGCGGTCAATATCGCGCTCAAACTGGGCGGCGAACCCGGCATCAACATTCTGCTGACCGGCGGCACCTTTAAATTCCCCACCCTGTCCACTTCGGGTGAAAAGGCCGCCAGCTTTTTCGAAAACGTTTTGGCCGAAAAACTGTTCCTCGCCACCGCCGCCATCTCCCCGCGCATGGGGCTGAGCTTCCCCAGTGAGACCGATATCAAGGTCAAAAGCGCGATGATCCGCTCCGCCAGGACGGTCTATGTGGTGGCGGATTCCAGCAAGATAGGCAAGGTGTCGATGTTTGCCCTGCCGTGCGACTGGAGCAACATCCACTACCTGATTACCGACGCCGGCATCAGCCAGGAGGCCGTCAGCGCGTTCGAAGCGCTGGGGGTGACGGTGATGGTGGCGAGCTGA
- a CDS encoding D-ribose ABC transporter substrate-binding protein translates to MKLRSMLLTAAITSALSLTAHAAEKGTIMILVNSLDNPYYASEAKGADKKAQELGYKTTVLSHGEDVKKQSELIDAAIGKKVQGIVLDNADSTASVAAIKKAKDAGIPVVLINREIPVDDVALEQITHNNFQAGSDVANVFVEKMGEKGKYAELTCSLADNNCVTRSKSFHQVLDQYPGMVSVARQDAKGTLIDGKRIMDSILQAHPDVKGVICGNGPVALGAIAALKAAGRNDVVVVGIDGSNDERDAVKEGSLKATVMLQAQAIAAQGVTDLDNYLQKGVKPAKQRVMFRGILIQQGNASKVQDFNFKS, encoded by the coding sequence ATGAAATTGCGTTCAATGCTGTTAACTGCTGCCATCACCAGTGCCTTATCGCTGACCGCCCACGCGGCGGAAAAAGGCACCATCATGATTCTGGTCAATTCACTGGATAACCCCTATTACGCCTCGGAGGCGAAAGGGGCGGACAAGAAAGCACAGGAACTGGGGTATAAAACCACGGTGCTTTCCCACGGTGAAGACGTGAAGAAACAAAGCGAGCTTATCGACGCGGCCATCGGCAAAAAAGTACAGGGTATCGTGCTGGATAACGCCGATTCCACCGCCAGCGTCGCGGCGATCAAAAAAGCGAAAGACGCCGGTATTCCGGTGGTGCTGATCAACCGCGAAATCCCAGTGGATGATGTCGCGCTGGAGCAGATTACCCACAATAACTTCCAGGCGGGTTCCGATGTCGCCAACGTGTTCGTCGAAAAGATGGGCGAAAAAGGCAAGTACGCCGAGCTGACCTGTAGCCTGGCGGACAACAACTGCGTGACCCGCTCTAAATCCTTCCATCAGGTGCTGGATCAGTACCCCGGCATGGTGAGTGTTGCCCGCCAGGATGCCAAAGGTACGTTGATCGACGGCAAACGTATCATGGACAGCATTTTGCAGGCGCACCCGGACGTGAAAGGGGTGATCTGCGGTAATGGCCCGGTGGCGCTGGGGGCGATTGCCGCGCTGAAAGCCGCCGGTCGTAATGATGTGGTGGTGGTCGGCATCGATGGCAGTAACGATGAACGCGACGCCGTGAAAGAGGGCTCGCTGAAGGCCACCGTCATGTTGCAGGCGCAGGCCATCGCCGCGCAGGGCGTGACCGACCTCGACAACTATCTCCAGAAGGGCGTGAAACCCGCCAAACAGCGCGTCATGTTCCGCGGCATCCTGATCCAACAGGGTAACGCGAGCAAGGTGCAAGACTTCAACTTCAAATCCTGA
- a CDS encoding GolD/DthD family dehydrogenase, with translation MSHDNEYDVNLRYGVDTGLSLNDKVAVVTGGLGGIAMASNEMLLEKGARLALLYPAFERDKAAQAAEQFDPTRVLLIECDVTAPAEVENAFATVAAHYGQIDILVNCAGYVMLQPVLETDFDEWQKQIAVNLTGPFLCSQAAARHMVAAGRGGKIINIASQAASIAIDNHVAYTSAKAGLLGMTKVMAKELAPHHINVNTLSPTVVLTPMGEKAWRGEKGEAMKKLIPLGRFAYTDEIAAAVLFFASNGSDMITGADLMIDGGFTIW, from the coding sequence ATGAGTCATGACAACGAGTATGACGTGAATTTGCGTTATGGCGTGGATACCGGGCTCAGCCTGAACGACAAGGTGGCGGTGGTCACCGGTGGGCTGGGCGGTATCGCCATGGCGAGCAACGAGATGTTGCTGGAAAAAGGCGCGCGTCTGGCGCTGCTGTATCCCGCGTTTGAACGTGACAAGGCGGCGCAGGCCGCCGAACAGTTTGACCCGACGCGGGTGCTGTTGATCGAGTGCGACGTCACTGCGCCCGCCGAGGTGGAAAACGCGTTTGCCACCGTCGCGGCGCACTACGGCCAGATAGACATCCTGGTTAACTGCGCCGGCTACGTGATGCTGCAACCGGTGCTGGAAACCGATTTCGACGAATGGCAAAAGCAGATTGCCGTCAACCTGACCGGCCCGTTCCTGTGCTCGCAGGCGGCGGCGCGCCACATGGTGGCTGCCGGTCGCGGCGGCAAGATTATCAATATTGCCTCGCAAGCGGCGTCTATCGCTATCGATAACCACGTCGCCTACACCTCCGCCAAAGCGGGGTTGCTGGGAATGACCAAAGTGATGGCGAAAGAGCTGGCACCGCACCACATCAACGTCAACACGCTGTCGCCGACGGTGGTGCTGACGCCGATGGGCGAGAAAGCCTGGCGCGGCGAGAAGGGCGAAGCGATGAAGAAGCTGATCCCACTTGGGCGCTTTGCCTACACCGATGAAATCGCCGCCGCGGTGCTGTTTTTCGCCAGTAACGGCAGCGACATGATCACCGGCGCGGATTTGATGATCGACGGCGGGTTCACCATCTGGTGA
- a CDS encoding transketolase family protein, translated as MMQDLRDAVVAALLEEQNAGANLCVVVADSTSTSKIAPFEKAFPERVVNVGIAEQNMVGMATGLSLSGPTVFTANAAPFLLARSNEQVKNDICYTDANVKMLGLNAGFAYGPLGATHHCMNDIAIARSFGNLQIFAPADAVQASAIARYAIHHRGPVYIRMDSDKVPVLHEPGWSLTPGKPEVVQQGSDVVVFCLGTLVHEALAAATDATIVSLPSLWPLDEMSLLEIISQHQYVISMEEHVLSGGLGSIIGELLHKHHLRQRFISLGVPPYEFTHSSSRSALRRQFHIDAAGLRLTLEQLALRTTA; from the coding sequence ATGATGCAAGACTTACGTGATGCGGTAGTCGCCGCGCTGCTCGAAGAGCAAAACGCGGGTGCTAATTTGTGCGTCGTGGTGGCGGATTCCACCTCCACATCGAAAATCGCACCGTTCGAGAAAGCGTTTCCCGAACGGGTGGTGAACGTCGGGATTGCCGAGCAAAACATGGTGGGGATGGCGACGGGCCTGTCGCTGAGCGGCCCGACGGTCTTTACCGCTAATGCGGCGCCGTTTTTGCTGGCGCGTTCTAACGAACAGGTGAAGAACGATATCTGTTATACCGACGCCAACGTCAAAATGCTGGGGCTGAACGCCGGGTTTGCTTACGGCCCGCTGGGGGCGACCCACCACTGCATGAACGATATCGCGATTGCCCGTTCGTTCGGCAATCTGCAGATATTCGCCCCGGCGGATGCGGTGCAGGCCAGCGCGATCGCACGCTATGCCATTCATCATCGCGGGCCGGTGTATATCCGTATGGACAGCGACAAAGTACCGGTGCTGCATGAACCTGGCTGGTCGCTGACGCCGGGCAAGCCGGAGGTGGTGCAGCAGGGGAGCGATGTGGTGGTGTTTTGCCTCGGCACCCTTGTCCATGAGGCGCTGGCCGCTGCGACGGACGCCACCATCGTGTCCTTACCTTCACTGTGGCCTTTGGATGAAATGTCACTGTTAGAAATTATTAGTCAACACCAGTATGTGATCTCGATGGAAGAACACGTACTCAGTGGTGGCCTTGGCAGCATCATTGGTGAATTGTTGCACAAACACCATTTGAGGCAGCGTTTCATTTCACTGGGTGTCCCGCCTTATGAGTTTACCCATAGCAGCAGCCGCAGCGCATTGCGGCGTCAGTTCCACATCGATGCTGCCGGACTGCGCTTAACCCTGGAACAGCTTGCGTTACGCACCACTGCCTGA
- a CDS encoding transketolase — protein sequence MDVQTIRQTARQARRYVLQMNHRAGKGHTGADLSEVDIICTLFMAVMDRSQARPNQDRFILSKGHGAGGLYCSAAAMGLIDPAILDQFMGDDTLLAGHPIHQKLPDLVEINSGALGHGLSIGAGLALGNKLANRTHRRVFVLMGDGELAEGSNWEAAMAASKFRLDNLVAIVDRNRLQLAGKTEDIMPLEPLADKWRAFGFEVIECDGHDPAAIIDAVNAPTVGKPRVILANTEKGHGISFMANVPAWHHAVPNDQQLAQGLAELEE from the coding sequence GTGGACGTACAGACAATCAGACAGACAGCGCGACAAGCCCGGCGCTATGTGTTGCAGATGAATCATCGGGCGGGCAAAGGGCACACCGGCGCGGACCTGTCGGAGGTGGACATTATCTGCACCCTGTTTATGGCGGTGATGGATCGTTCGCAGGCGCGGCCGAATCAGGATCGTTTCATTTTATCGAAGGGCCACGGCGCGGGCGGGTTGTACTGTAGCGCCGCGGCGATGGGGCTGATTGACCCGGCGATACTGGATCAGTTTATGGGCGACGACACGCTGCTGGCCGGCCATCCGATTCACCAGAAGCTGCCGGATCTGGTGGAGATTAACTCCGGAGCGTTGGGGCATGGGCTGTCGATCGGCGCCGGGCTGGCGCTGGGTAACAAACTGGCAAACCGTACGCATCGCCGCGTTTTTGTGCTGATGGGCGACGGCGAACTGGCGGAAGGCTCCAACTGGGAAGCGGCGATGGCCGCCAGCAAATTCCGGCTGGATAACCTGGTGGCCATTGTCGATCGAAACCGTCTGCAACTGGCGGGCAAAACCGAAGACATCATGCCGCTGGAGCCGCTGGCGGATAAATGGCGCGCTTTCGGCTTCGAGGTCATCGAGTGCGATGGCCATGACCCGGCGGCCATCATCGACGCGGTAAACGCGCCAACCGTTGGCAAGCCGCGGGTGATCCTCGCCAATACCGAAAAAGGACACGGCATTTCGTTTATGGCGAATGTTCCGGCCTGGCACCACGCGGTGCCGAATGATCAACAGCTGGCGCAGGGGCTGGCGGAGCTGGAGGAGTGA